From the Musa acuminata AAA Group cultivar baxijiao chromosome BXJ1-2, Cavendish_Baxijiao_AAA, whole genome shotgun sequence genome, one window contains:
- the LOC103976834 gene encoding cyclin-A3-1-like isoform X2 → MPLENCFPRLPRVGAKKAARELRDKRKYSELSIHSEFAVPCTPRPSTSIPTSRKAAPAQTAAASKDEDSPVDDPRMCAAYTSDIYRHLRSMEVEAKRRPSANYMDAIQREVTADMRGILVDWLVQVAEEYKLLPNTLYLAVSYIDLFLSSKAIRTQRLQLLGVSSMFVAAKYEEIYHPSIENFCDITANAYNQQEMKKMERDILKCLQFEMGSPTIKTFLRRFTEAGHEDGKNWGAQLEFLASYLAELSLVDYGCVQFLPSVIAASAVFVARFTLNPKSHPWNRKLEQCTEYKASDLKDCVHAIHDLQWKKRAASLVGISEKYKQNKFHGVSMLLSHAEIPAIYTRSNCCGFRNLLLPTKLCPS, encoded by the exons ATGCCGCTCGAGAACTGCTTCCCTCGCCTCCCCCGTGTGGGGGCCAAGAAGGCGGCCAGGGAGCTTCGGGACAAGAGGAAGTACAGCGAACTCTCCATCCACTCCGAGTTCGCCGTCCCCTGCACCCCTCGCCCATCGACATCCATACCCACGTCTAGGAAAGCTGCTCCGGCACAGACCGCCGCCGCCTCCAAGGATGAGGACTCCCCCGTCGATGACCCGCGGATGTGCGCGGCGTACACCTCCGATATCTATCGGCACCTCAGATCGATGGAG GTGGAGGCGAAGCGGAGGCCGTCGGCGAACTACATGGACGCTATTCAGAGAGAAGTGACGGCTGACATGAGGGGGATTCTGGTGGATTGGCTGGTGCAGGTGGCTGAGGAATACAAACTGCTCCCCAACACGCTTTACCTCGCCGTCTCGTACATCGACCTGTTCCTTTCCTCCAAAGCGATCAGGACGCAGCGGCTGCAGCTCCTCGGGGTCTCCTCCATGTTCGTTGCTGC GAAGTACGAAGAGATATACCATCCAAGTATCGAAAATTTCTGTGATATCACGGCTAATGCTTACAACCAGCAGGAG ATGAAGAAGATGGAGAGGGACATCCTCAAGTGTCTCCAGTTTGAGATGGGCAGTCCCACCATCAAGACCTTCCTGAG GCGATTCACGGAGGCTGGTCATGAAGATGGCAAA AATTGGGGTGCGCAACTGGAGTTTCTGGCAAGCTACCTTGCGGAGTTGAGCTTGGTAGACTATGGCTGCGTGCAGTTCTTGCCGTCGGTGATCGCTGCTTCAGCTGTATTCGTTGCGAGATTCACACTGAATCCAAAGAGTCATCCATGG AACAGGAAACTGGAACAGTGTACCGAGTACAAAGCGAGTGACCTGAAGGACTGCGTCCATGCCATACACGACCTGCAGTGGAAGAAGAGAGCAGCGTCTTTGGTGGGTATCAGCGAAAAGTACAAGCAAAACAAG TTCCATGGCGTGTCGATGTTGCTTTCACACGCTGAGATTCCTGCAATTTACACCCGCAGTAATTGTTGTGGATTTCGGAATCTGCTGTTGCCCACCAAGTTGTGTCCATCTTAA
- the LOC103976834 gene encoding cyclin-A3-1-like isoform X1: MPLENCFPRLPRVGAKKAARELRDKRKYSELSIHSEFAVPCTPRPSTSIPTSRKAAPAQTAAASKDEDSPVDDPRMCAAYTSDIYRHLRSMEVEAKRRPSANYMDAIQREVTADMRGILVDWLVQVAEEYKLLPNTLYLAVSYIDLFLSSKAIRTQRLQLLGVSSMFVAAYVLMCFVLGKDDSFSPRTIPLLMNVFGCRKYEEIYHPSIENFCDITANAYNQQEMKKMERDILKCLQFEMGSPTIKTFLRRFTEAGHEDGKNWGAQLEFLASYLAELSLVDYGCVQFLPSVIAASAVFVARFTLNPKSHPWNRKLEQCTEYKASDLKDCVHAIHDLQWKKRAASLVGISEKYKQNKFHGVSMLLSHAEIPAIYTRSNCCGFRNLLLPTKLCPS; encoded by the exons ATGCCGCTCGAGAACTGCTTCCCTCGCCTCCCCCGTGTGGGGGCCAAGAAGGCGGCCAGGGAGCTTCGGGACAAGAGGAAGTACAGCGAACTCTCCATCCACTCCGAGTTCGCCGTCCCCTGCACCCCTCGCCCATCGACATCCATACCCACGTCTAGGAAAGCTGCTCCGGCACAGACCGCCGCCGCCTCCAAGGATGAGGACTCCCCCGTCGATGACCCGCGGATGTGCGCGGCGTACACCTCCGATATCTATCGGCACCTCAGATCGATGGAG GTGGAGGCGAAGCGGAGGCCGTCGGCGAACTACATGGACGCTATTCAGAGAGAAGTGACGGCTGACATGAGGGGGATTCTGGTGGATTGGCTGGTGCAGGTGGCTGAGGAATACAAACTGCTCCCCAACACGCTTTACCTCGCCGTCTCGTACATCGACCTGTTCCTTTCCTCCAAAGCGATCAGGACGCAGCGGCTGCAGCTCCTCGGGGTCTCCTCCATGTTCGTTGCTGCGTATGTTCTGATGTGCTTTGTTTTGGGTAAAGATGATTCCTTTTCTCCTCGAACGATCCCTCTGTTGATGAATGTTTTCGGATGCAGGAAGTACGAAGAGATATACCATCCAAGTATCGAAAATTTCTGTGATATCACGGCTAATGCTTACAACCAGCAGGAG ATGAAGAAGATGGAGAGGGACATCCTCAAGTGTCTCCAGTTTGAGATGGGCAGTCCCACCATCAAGACCTTCCTGAG GCGATTCACGGAGGCTGGTCATGAAGATGGCAAA AATTGGGGTGCGCAACTGGAGTTTCTGGCAAGCTACCTTGCGGAGTTGAGCTTGGTAGACTATGGCTGCGTGCAGTTCTTGCCGTCGGTGATCGCTGCTTCAGCTGTATTCGTTGCGAGATTCACACTGAATCCAAAGAGTCATCCATGG AACAGGAAACTGGAACAGTGTACCGAGTACAAAGCGAGTGACCTGAAGGACTGCGTCCATGCCATACACGACCTGCAGTGGAAGAAGAGAGCAGCGTCTTTGGTGGGTATCAGCGAAAAGTACAAGCAAAACAAG TTCCATGGCGTGTCGATGTTGCTTTCACACGCTGAGATTCCTGCAATTTACACCCGCAGTAATTGTTGTGGATTTCGGAATCTGCTGTTGCCCACCAAGTTGTGTCCATCTTAA